Proteins from one Mus caroli chromosome 3, CAROLI_EIJ_v1.1, whole genome shotgun sequence genomic window:
- the Prss48 gene encoding serine protease 48: MGPAGLKVLLLLLLGAFQGSFTKKKNLQSVCGRPVHTGRIVGGQDAALGSWPWQVSLRFDYTHSCGGSLISDHWVLTAAHCIKKTWYSFLYSVWLGSIDREYSSTGREYYVSRIAIPNKHRHTEADIALLKLSSRVTFSPVILPICLPNISKQLTVPASCWVTGWGQNQEGQYPSTLQELEVPVISSEACEQLYNPIGVFLPDLERVIKEDMFCAGERQAKKDSCKGDSGGPLACHIDGVWRLMGVVSWGLECGKDLPGVYTNVTYYQKWISAIISRAPPSWGGDYTHITSYSLLCYFLWLSWDPPKPLALA, encoded by the exons ATGGGCCCTGCTGGCCTTAAGgttctgctgctgcttttgctgg GAGCTTTCCAGGGCTCttttaccaaaaagaaaaacttgCAATCAG TATGTGGACGACCTGTACACACTGGACGCATTGTGGGTGGCCAAGATGCTGCTTTGGGGAGCTGGCCCTGGCAGGTGAGCCTGCGTTTTGACTACACCCATTCTTGTGGAGGTTCTCTCATCAGTGACCACTGGGTGCTGACGGCAGCACACTGCATAAAAAA GACCTGGTACAGTTTTCTATACAGTGTGTGGCTTGGATCCATCGATAGAGAGTACTCAAGCACAGGCAGAGAATACTACGTGTCCAGAATCGCCATCCCTAACAAACACCgccacacagaagcagacatcGCCCTGCTGAAGCTGTCTTCCCGGGTCACCTTCTCACCTGTCATTCTGCCCATCTGCTTGCCCAATATCTCAAAGCAGCTGACAGTTCCAGCTTCTTGCTGGGTGACTGGATGGGGACAAAATCAGGAAG GTCAGTACCCCTCTACCCTCCAAGAACTTGAAGTGCCTGTCATTTCCAGCGAGGCATGTGAACAACTCTACAACCCAATTGGCGTCTTCCTCCCGGATCTGGAGCGGGTGATCAAGGAAGACATGTTCTGTGCTGGTGAGAGGCAGGCGAAGAAGGATAGCTGCAAG GGCGATTCTGGAGGGCCTCTGGCCTGTCACATTGATGGTGTCTGGAGGCTGATGGGTGTAGTAAGCTGGGGTTTGGAATGCGGTAAGGATCTTCCCGGAGTCTACACCAACGTGACCTACTACCAAAAATGGATCAGTGCCATTATCTCAAGAGCTCCTCCCAGCTGGGGTGGTGACTACACCCACATTACTTCCTATTCCCTACTGTGTtactttctctggctctcctggGATCCTCCCAAGCCTTTGGCCCTAGCATAA